In Elusimicrobiota bacterium, one genomic interval encodes:
- a CDS encoding response regulator transcription factor, whose translation MIRILVIEDDSTILKLLSSDLELEGYSVATAKDGVDGLEQAKKLQPDLIILDLMLPKMSGYDVCRSLRKDGSDIPILMLTARSQEVEKVVGFEQGADDYVTKPYGSMELIARVKALLRRHKRELSKVEQVTFADVTVNFKRMEAIRNGQPIALTAKEFQILELLIRYRGQVVSRRQFLEEIWGYEEMPTTRTVDNRVAILRQKLSPKNAEAYIVSIHGVGYKFIA comes from the coding sequence ATGATTCGCATTCTCGTGATTGAGGATGACTCGACAATCCTCAAGTTGTTGTCCAGCGATCTGGAGCTGGAAGGCTATTCGGTGGCCACGGCAAAGGACGGCGTCGACGGTCTGGAACAGGCGAAGAAACTGCAGCCCGATCTCATCATCCTGGATCTGATGCTGCCCAAAATGAGCGGCTATGACGTTTGCCGGTCGCTGCGCAAGGACGGCTCGGACATTCCCATCCTGATGCTGACGGCACGGAGCCAGGAGGTGGAGAAAGTGGTCGGTTTCGAGCAGGGAGCGGATGATTATGTGACCAAACCCTACGGTTCCATGGAATTGATCGCCCGGGTGAAAGCGCTGCTCCGGCGTCACAAGCGCGAGCTCAGCAAAGTGGAGCAGGTCACCTTTGCCGATGTAACGGTTAATTTCAAGCGTATGGAAGCGATCCGGAACGGCCAGCCCATCGCCCTGACCGCGAAGGAGTTTCAAATTTTGGAGCTTCTCATCCGTTACCGCGGACAGGTGGTCAGCCGGCGGCAGTTCCTGGAGGAAATCTGGGGTTATGAGGAAATGCCAACCACTCGAACCGTTGATAACCGCGTCGCGATACTACGCCAGAAGCTGTCCCCCAAAAACGCGGAAGCGTATATCGTCAGCATCCACGGGGTCGGCTACAAATTTATCGCCTGA
- a CDS encoding VIT1/CCC1 family protein, which produces MSTSKDLSRYRANFQGEIDSLTLYLAMAKAESHPKLAEVYRRLAKVEEKHAHFWEEKMREAGVSVSWTPTLRARIKVWLARFVGPGSVLPMIAAAERTDQGMYDTQPESSQTGMPGDERSHARLLQVMTQETPRGMEGNALARMEGRHRAIGGNALRAAVLGANDGLLSNFSLVMGVAGANLSSRSVLVTGIAGLLAGAFSMAIGEWISVQSSRELNQFQIAVEADELAVAPEEEEEELALIYEAKGLPSDQARDLAKRLISDPAKALDTLAREELGIDPDELGGSAWEAALMSFFLFAAGAMIPVAPFLFLQGTTAVPVTLAVSALGLFGIGAVITLITGRSVWISGFRQLGIGLIAAGITFGIGHLIGTHLG; this is translated from the coding sequence ATGAGTACTTCGAAAGACCTATCGCGATACCGGGCCAACTTTCAGGGGGAGATCGACAGCCTGACGCTTTACCTGGCGATGGCGAAAGCCGAATCCCACCCCAAGCTGGCGGAGGTGTACCGCCGCCTGGCCAAGGTGGAAGAGAAGCATGCCCATTTCTGGGAAGAAAAGATGCGCGAAGCAGGTGTTTCGGTGTCCTGGACTCCCACGCTTCGTGCGCGGATCAAAGTATGGCTGGCGCGGTTCGTTGGACCGGGGTCTGTCCTTCCGATGATTGCGGCCGCCGAACGGACGGACCAGGGGATGTATGACACACAGCCTGAATCGAGCCAGACCGGGATGCCGGGGGATGAGCGGTCTCACGCGCGACTTCTGCAGGTGATGACGCAAGAAACACCCCGTGGCATGGAAGGGAATGCCCTGGCCCGGATGGAAGGCCGCCACCGGGCGATCGGCGGGAATGCGCTCCGGGCCGCTGTCCTGGGAGCCAATGACGGACTCCTGTCCAATTTCAGCCTGGTCATGGGGGTGGCCGGGGCTAATCTGTCCAGCCGGTCGGTTCTTGTAACCGGGATCGCGGGACTTCTGGCCGGGGCTTTTTCAATGGCGATCGGGGAATGGATTTCTGTTCAGAGTTCCCGTGAATTGAATCAATTTCAGATTGCGGTGGAAGCCGATGAGCTGGCCGTGGCTCCGGAAGAGGAAGAAGAAGAGCTCGCCCTGATTTATGAAGCCAAAGGCCTTCCTTCCGATCAGGCTCGCGATCTGGCCAAGCGTTTGATCAGCGATCCAGCTAAAGCCCTGGATACCCTGGCCCGTGAGGAACTGGGCATTGATCCGGATGAACTGGGAGGATCCGCGTGGGAAGCGGCGCTCATGTCCTTTTTCCTTTTTGCCGCCGGCGCCATGATCCCCGTGGCGCCCTTTCTGTTCCTGCAGGGAACGACAGCCGTCCCGGTCACCCTGGCGGTCAGCGCGCTGGGGCTGTTCGGGATTGGAGCGGTGATCACGTTGATCACCGGGCGATCCGTCTGGATTTCGGGATTTCGTCAATTGGGCATCGGTCTGATCGCGGCTGGCATCACTTTCGGCATTGGTCACTTGATTGGGACCCATCTCGGATAA
- a CDS encoding ATP-binding protein: MRNPVRLIVLLTAGLILPGVFLSYLGLRSLQMENLLLQRQTEERYAADVILIEKKVAEKLSDLVGSLQALARDPRVVRLDISKMTPLLLGASRLDEIPVENIFAFDDQNQLLVPPPRTAASAPGNSLPVDLEWGSFREEIDRLEHLEFVEKDLEHALQGYQALYSQMSKTPLRAALLKNIAVVYRKLHQDSLAEREYLKLIHEYDQLADPSGYPMGILARKLLIQLYDRKGSWERAQELRQDLYEGLVLGRWKIPLSQQETLLQEVRQGTGHRGPWDRILALERRLEKLQPIGQAFAKQDWPGLSERLRKRGWSEQGGVLQLSGSREHLAVVAPILSPESHRRQGWLVALVPGRSVWPMVEHSMTELAGPLGLKAEIDEGGGPAKPGFQHPVNPVDPPLYFRLLDSNSSERDQLARRRRWIFGGMVGFSFVVIVTGIIVIGRAARRETEAANLKADFVANVSHELRTPLTAISHIGERLSLGRYRSEEERNEFYGLLGKETSRLRLLIEDVLDFSKMLAGKKIYRLERLDLGALVQEASDHFEAKAEAHGFAVRLDLAPETISIRGDRRSLLQALLNLMDNAMKYSGESRQIDVRVTRTQDRGRVAVQDYGIGIPEKEKPKIFEKFYRGEQAAGDTSIGGVGLGLAMVKHIVEGHQGNIWVESAPGQGSVFCLEFPLVQGGEDDSHSRD, translated from the coding sequence ATGCGAAATCCGGTCAGGCTCATTGTCCTATTAACCGCAGGGCTCATATTGCCCGGGGTGTTCTTGAGCTATTTGGGGTTGCGTTCGCTCCAGATGGAGAACCTGCTGTTGCAGCGCCAGACGGAAGAACGTTATGCGGCGGACGTGATTCTCATCGAAAAGAAAGTCGCAGAAAAGCTTTCGGATCTGGTGGGTTCCCTGCAGGCTCTGGCCCGCGATCCTCGCGTGGTGCGACTGGACATCTCGAAGATGACCCCGCTTCTTCTGGGAGCCTCGCGGCTGGACGAAATCCCCGTGGAAAATATTTTCGCTTTTGACGATCAGAACCAGCTGCTGGTTCCCCCGCCGCGCACGGCCGCTTCCGCTCCGGGAAACAGCCTTCCTGTTGATCTGGAATGGGGTTCGTTCCGTGAGGAAATTGACCGTCTGGAACATCTGGAATTCGTAGAGAAGGATCTGGAGCACGCCCTTCAAGGCTATCAGGCGCTTTATTCCCAGATGTCCAAAACCCCTTTGAGGGCCGCGCTGCTCAAGAATATCGCCGTCGTTTACCGAAAACTGCATCAGGACTCCCTGGCGGAACGGGAGTATCTCAAATTGATTCACGAATATGACCAACTCGCAGATCCGTCCGGTTATCCGATGGGGATCCTGGCCAGAAAGCTCTTGATTCAGTTGTATGACAGGAAAGGGTCCTGGGAGCGCGCTCAGGAACTCCGGCAGGATCTCTATGAAGGTTTGGTTCTCGGACGGTGGAAGATCCCGCTCTCCCAGCAGGAAACGCTGCTTCAGGAAGTGCGCCAAGGCACTGGTCATCGCGGCCCGTGGGACCGGATTCTGGCGCTCGAGCGCCGGCTGGAGAAACTCCAGCCCATCGGCCAGGCTTTCGCCAAACAGGATTGGCCGGGTCTTTCGGAGCGTTTGCGCAAGCGCGGATGGTCGGAACAAGGGGGCGTTCTTCAATTGTCCGGATCGCGGGAACACCTCGCCGTGGTCGCGCCGATCCTGTCCCCGGAGAGCCATCGTCGGCAAGGGTGGCTTGTTGCGCTGGTGCCGGGACGCTCCGTATGGCCAATGGTGGAACATTCCATGACTGAACTGGCCGGTCCCCTCGGCCTTAAGGCGGAAATCGATGAGGGGGGCGGACCCGCGAAGCCCGGTTTTCAGCACCCGGTGAACCCCGTCGACCCACCGCTGTATTTCCGGCTCTTGGATTCGAATTCTTCGGAGCGCGACCAGCTCGCACGCCGGCGCCGCTGGATTTTTGGCGGCATGGTCGGGTTTTCTTTTGTGGTCATCGTGACCGGCATCATCGTGATAGGACGGGCCGCGCGGCGCGAGACAGAGGCGGCGAATTTAAAGGCGGACTTTGTAGCCAATGTCTCCCATGAGCTGCGGACGCCCCTGACAGCCATCTCCCACATCGGCGAACGCCTCAGCCTGGGACGCTACCGTTCGGAGGAGGAGAGAAATGAGTTTTACGGTTTATTGGGGAAGGAAACCAGCCGGTTACGCCTGCTGATCGAAGACGTCCTCGATTTCTCCAAAATGCTGGCTGGAAAGAAAATCTACCGGTTGGAACGGCTGGATCTGGGAGCACTCGTCCAAGAGGCTTCTGATCATTTTGAAGCCAAAGCAGAGGCCCATGGTTTTGCGGTGCGCTTGGATCTGGCGCCAGAGACCATTTCCATCCGTGGGGACCGGAGGTCTCTCTTGCAGGCTCTCCTGAACCTAATGGACAACGCCATGAAATATTCGGGGGAATCCCGTCAGATCGATGTCCGGGTGACGCGGACGCAGGATCGCGGCCGGGTCGCTGTTCAAGATTACGGCATCGGTATTCCGGAAAAAGAAAAGCCAAAGATCTTCGAAAAGTTCTATCGTGGAGAGCAGGCTGCGGGCGACACATCTATCGGAGGAGTCGGACTGGGACTGGCCATGGTGAAGCATATCGTCGAAGGACACCAAGGGAACATTTGGGTCGAAAGCGCGCCAGGCCAGGGCAGCGTCTTTTGTCTGGAATTTCCGCTGGTGCAAGGAGGAGAAGATGATTCGCATTCTCGTGATTGA
- a CDS encoding SDR family oxidoreductase, with protein MASSPLILLTGASGYVGGRLLAAMERHGCRLRCLCRQTERLKVRTIPDTDIVQGDALDLPSLEKALEGVHTVYYLVHSMAAGSGFETIDRQAAHNFAEAAVRAKIRRIIYLGGLGDSRESLSSHLRSRQEVGDIFRASGIPVIEFRASIIIGSGSLSFEMVRALVERLPIMVTPRWVVTLAQPIAIEDVIAYLLAAADPSVPDNRIYEIGGADVVSYAGLMREYARQRGLHRLLISVPFLTPRLSSLWLGLVTPIYARVGRQLVTSLRHATVVRDASALQVFPIRPRGVHDAIRRALIKEDSDFAQTHWSDALSSAGLKRSWAGVRFGTRILDSRVAHVHRSPREAFRVIRRIGGDTGWYFGDWLWRFRGFLDLLVGGVGMRRGRRHPEWLRVGDTVDFYRVEKYAADRLLRLFAELKLPGRAWLQFEVEPDGQGSLIRQTAVFDPVGLWGLATWYLLYPFHKIVFVGMIHGIARAVHRQPNTF; from the coding sequence ATGGCCTCTTCTCCTTTGATCTTATTAACGGGCGCCTCCGGCTACGTCGGAGGACGGCTTCTGGCGGCGATGGAGCGGCACGGTTGTCGGCTGCGCTGCCTCTGCCGGCAGACGGAACGCCTGAAGGTCCGGACCATCCCGGACACGGATATTGTTCAGGGAGATGCGCTGGACCTCCCTTCGCTGGAAAAAGCGCTGGAAGGCGTGCATACCGTCTACTACCTGGTTCATTCCATGGCCGCCGGTTCCGGTTTTGAGACCATCGACCGGCAAGCCGCCCACAACTTTGCTGAAGCAGCGGTCCGGGCTAAAATCCGCCGAATCATTTATCTGGGCGGCCTCGGCGACAGCCGCGAGTCCCTTTCATCCCATCTGCGGAGCCGCCAGGAAGTCGGGGATATCTTCCGGGCCTCCGGCATTCCCGTCATTGAGTTCCGCGCCTCGATCATCATTGGTTCAGGGAGCCTTTCCTTTGAGATGGTCCGAGCGCTCGTGGAGCGCCTGCCGATCATGGTGACGCCCCGGTGGGTGGTTACACTTGCCCAGCCCATTGCGATTGAAGACGTGATCGCTTATCTGCTGGCCGCGGCCGATCCATCCGTTCCGGATAACCGGATTTATGAAATCGGCGGGGCCGATGTTGTTTCTTACGCCGGTCTCATGCGGGAGTATGCGCGCCAGCGGGGGTTGCACCGGTTGCTGATTTCCGTTCCCTTTCTGACGCCCAGGCTTTCCAGTCTCTGGCTCGGGCTGGTGACACCGATCTATGCCCGGGTCGGGAGACAGCTGGTGACCAGTCTCCGTCATGCCACGGTGGTGCGCGATGCCTCGGCCCTGCAGGTGTTTCCTATCCGGCCGCGCGGCGTCCATGACGCGATCCGCCGGGCGCTCATTAAAGAAGACAGTGATTTTGCGCAGACCCATTGGTCGGATGCCCTTTCGTCCGCCGGCCTGAAGCGTTCCTGGGCCGGGGTCCGTTTTGGGACGCGCATCCTGGATTCACGGGTGGCGCACGTCCACCGAAGTCCCCGGGAAGCCTTCCGGGTGATCCGTCGGATCGGAGGAGATACCGGCTGGTATTTCGGCGACTGGCTGTGGCGGTTCCGCGGGTTTTTGGATCTGCTCGTGGGAGGAGTCGGCATGCGCCGGGGCCGCCGGCATCCGGAGTGGCTGCGCGTCGGAGACACCGTCGATTTCTACCGGGTTGAAAAATATGCAGCGGACCGGCTGCTCCGGCTTTTTGCCGAACTCAAATTGCCGGGTCGCGCCTGGCTGCAGTTCGAAGTGGAACCGGACGGGCAAGGATCGCTCATCCGGCAGACCGCCGTCTTCGATCCCGTCGGTTTGTGGGGGCTGGCGACCTGGTACCTGCTCTACCCTTTTCATAAAATCGTTTTCGTTGGAATGATCCACGGCATCGCCCGTGCCGTTCACCGTCAGCCAAACACCTTCTGA